In Camelina sativa cultivar DH55 chromosome 16, Cs, whole genome shotgun sequence, a single window of DNA contains:
- the LOC104750178 gene encoding probable aldo-keto reductase 4, translating into MVTCGVRRMKLGSQGLEVSAQGLGCMGLSAFYGAPKPETEAIALIHHAIHSGVTFHDTSESNEVLLCKALKDGMREKVELATKFGITYGEGKIEVRGDPEYVRSACAASLKRLDVSCIDLYYSHRIDTRVPIEITMGELKKLVEEGKIKYIGLFEASASTIRRAHAVHPITAVQLEWSLWTRDVEEEVIPTCRELEIWIVAYSPLGRGFFESGPKNVENLDKNDFRKALPRFQEETLDHNKIVYDKVCAISEKKGCTPAQLALAWVHHQGDDVCPIPRTTKIENLNHNIRALLVKLSPEEMTELEIIAQPGFVKGERYTTTVLTFKNSETPLLSSWKAA; encoded by the exons ATGGTGACTTGTGGAGTGAGGAGGATGAAGCTGGGAAGCCAAGGCCTCGAGGTTTCAGCACAAGGCCTCGGTTGTATGGGCCTCTCTGCTTTCTACGGTGCTCCGAAGCCGGAAACAGAAGCCATCGCTCTCATCCACCATGCTATTCACTCGGGCGTCACTTTCCATGACACCTCTGAGAGCAACGAGGTTCTCCTCTGCAAG GCACTCAAGGATGGGATGAGAGAAAAAGTGGAACTTGCGACCAAATTTGGAATCACCTATGGAGAGGGAAAGATAGAGGTGAGAGGAGATCCTGAGTATGTGAGATCTGCATGTGCGGCAAGTTTAAAGCGGCTAGATGTTTCCTGCATTGATCTCTATTATTCGCATCGGATTGATACTCGTGTCCCTATCGAAATCACT ATGGGAGAACTGAAGAAGCTGGTTGAAGAGGGTAAAATAAAGTATATTGGTCTGTTTGAAGCCTCTGCTTCAACTATCAGAAGAGCACATGCTGTTCACCCAATTACTGCCGTGCAGTTAGAATGGTCCTTGTGGACTCgagatgtggaagaagaagtcATTCCCACCTGCAG GGAACTTGAGATATGGATTGTTGCTTACAGTCCTCTAGGACGAGGTTTCTTCGAATCTGGACCCAAGAATGTTGAGAACCTAGACAAGAATGACTTCAGAAAG GCTCTACCAAGATTCCAAGAGGAGACCTTAGACCACAACAAAATTGTTTATGATAAGGTTTGTGCAATCTCGGAAAAGAAAGGATGTACTCCTGCACAATTAGCGCTCGCTTGGGTTCACCACCAGGGAGATGATGTTTGTCCCATCCCGAGAACCACTAAGATCGAAAACCTTAACCATAACATCAGAGCCTTATTAGTCAAACTCTCACCCGAAGAGATGACTGAGCTTGAGATCATTGCCCAACCAGGTTTTGTGAAAGGAGAAAGATACACGACCACGGTACTCACTTTCAAGAACTCTGAGACACCATTATTGTCTTCTTGGAAAGCTGCTTAA